In Deltaproteobacteria bacterium, a single window of DNA contains:
- a CDS encoding ATP-binding protein produces MERYRRLLTLRETEPGTFFLWGPRQTGKSTLLAEHFSDVPWIDLLRPESYRRYLQAPEMLIEEQRRHGADFMVIDEVQKVPALLDAVHWLMEHRGVHFALCGSSARKVRRGHANLLGGRAERRELYGLSAMEIGPDVDLVRLLNHGYLPRIYAAARPLPLLDGYVSQYLKEEVAAEGLSRRLPAYADFLALAALSDGEVISYTTIARDTGVASQTVRSYFEILEDTLLGRFLPAYRRRPKRRTVAAPKFYFGDVGVVNFLARRGALSPGGELFGKAFENWVFHELCCYNSYRARYADFHYWRLSSGVEVDFVVNHIDCAIETKAVHRVRADHARGLRELAADHPETKRRVIVSLDPHDRNTDNGIELLHYNTFLARLWEGDFF; encoded by the coding sequence ATGGAAAGATACAGAAGATTGCTTACCCTGCGGGAGACGGAGCCCGGTACCTTCTTCCTCTGGGGGCCGCGCCAGACGGGCAAGAGCACGCTTCTCGCCGAGCATTTCTCCGATGTGCCGTGGATCGATCTCCTGCGGCCCGAGTCGTACCGCCGGTACCTGCAGGCGCCGGAGATGCTGATCGAGGAACAGCGCCGGCATGGCGCCGATTTCATGGTCATCGACGAGGTACAGAAGGTGCCGGCGCTGCTCGACGCGGTGCACTGGCTGATGGAGCACCGGGGCGTTCACTTTGCGCTGTGCGGGTCGAGCGCGCGCAAGGTTCGGCGCGGGCACGCCAATCTCCTCGGCGGGCGCGCGGAACGCCGGGAGCTTTACGGCCTGTCGGCGATGGAGATCGGACCGGACGTGGACCTTGTCCGGCTGCTGAACCATGGCTACTTGCCCCGCATCTACGCCGCGGCGCGGCCCTTGCCGCTGCTGGACGGCTACGTCTCGCAGTACCTGAAGGAGGAAGTGGCGGCCGAGGGGCTGTCCCGCAGGCTGCCGGCGTACGCGGATTTCCTCGCCCTCGCCGCGCTCTCCGACGGCGAAGTGATCAGCTACACCACCATCGCGCGCGACACCGGTGTGGCCAGCCAGACCGTCCGGTCCTACTTCGAGATTCTCGAGGATACGCTGTTGGGGCGTTTCCTTCCCGCGTATCGGCGCCGCCCGAAGCGCAGGACCGTCGCCGCACCCAAGTTCTACTTCGGTGATGTCGGCGTGGTGAACTTCCTGGCCAGGCGCGGCGCGCTGAGCCCTGGCGGAGAGCTGTTCGGCAAGGCGTTCGAGAACTGGGTGTTTCATGAGCTTTGCTGCTACAACTCGTACCGGGCGCGCTACGCGGATTTCCATTACTGGCGCCTCAGCTCCGGCGTCGAGGTCGATTTCGTCGTCAACCACATCGACTGCGCGATCGAAACGAAGGCGGTCCATCGGGTCCGCGCCGATCACGCCCGCGGCCTGCGGGAACTGGCCGCCGACCATCCGGAAACCAAGCGCCGTGTCATCGTCTCCCTGGACCCTCACGACCGCAACACCGACAACGGCATCGAGTTGCTCCACTACAACACGTTCCTCGCAAGGCTTTGGGAGGGCGATTTCTTTTAG
- a CDS encoding cupin domain-containing protein produces the protein MPKPELEFFPVDDLPWVPVEGAPPGHYQKILTEDPEIGFVTRLLKVDPGGASTETFVHDFWEEVYIVEGSQWDGDRLLKKGMYACRPPGMKHGPYRTEEGCTTLEFRYVRP, from the coding sequence ATGCCCAAGCCAGAGCTAGAGTTCTTTCCGGTGGACGACCTGCCCTGGGTGCCGGTGGAGGGCGCGCCGCCGGGTCACTATCAAAAGATCCTGACCGAGGACCCGGAGATCGGTTTCGTCACCCGGCTTCTCAAGGTGGACCCGGGCGGGGCGAGCACGGAGACCTTCGTCCACGATTTCTGGGAGGAGGTGTACATCGTGGAGGGAAGCCAGTGGGATGGAGACCGCCTCCTCAAGAAGGGCATGTATGCCTGCCGTCCCCCGGGAATGAAGCACGGTCCCTACCGGACCGAGGAAGGCTGCACCACGCTGGAGTTTCGTTACGTCAGGCCGTGA
- a CDS encoding carboxyltransferase: MLPGMKEIHFVDTTLRDGPSSLWAMGIRTDMMLPVAAQMDEAGFLAMEIIASAFFKKCVRELKDDPWARVRRVKERVPKTALRGIRNRYMAAFQHTPPAVQQLWLERLAANGISELRTSDPSNTPAVWAEQVRTAAAAGLETIVNLIFSISPKHTDEYYAERTRAAAKLRVKRICLKDPGGLFTPDRTRTLAPVVLANSGGIPVEFHTHCNSGLGPLCTLDAIEAGIPIINAALPPLSDGSSNPSLFNIVRNARALGYNPVIDADGLRPVSEHFTRVAKEEGLPIGEPLHYDAYHFQHQVPGGMISNLRHQLANIGMGERLGEVLDEACQVREEFGYPIMVTPYSQFVGSQCAINVILGKRYEQVTDEVILYAMGHWGEEEASSMDPDVRDRILDRPRARELRSWQPPDTSVKELREKLGGPGVSDDELLLRYFTSEEDVRAMQQALPRSRNGGGLVGLIRSLTERSETRQIYIRRPDLSVRLG, encoded by the coding sequence ATGCTGCCGGGCATGAAAGAGATCCACTTCGTCGACACCACCCTGCGCGACGGCCCGTCGAGCCTATGGGCCATGGGCATCCGCACCGACATGATGCTGCCCGTGGCCGCGCAAATGGACGAGGCCGGCTTCCTGGCCATGGAGATCATCGCTTCGGCCTTCTTCAAGAAGTGCGTGCGCGAACTGAAGGACGACCCCTGGGCTCGCGTGCGGCGAGTCAAGGAGCGGGTGCCCAAGACGGCGTTGCGGGGAATTCGCAACCGCTACATGGCCGCGTTCCAACATACGCCGCCGGCGGTGCAACAGCTCTGGCTCGAACGCCTCGCGGCCAACGGCATCAGCGAGTTGCGGACCTCCGATCCGTCCAACACCCCGGCCGTGTGGGCCGAACAGGTGCGCACCGCGGCGGCCGCCGGACTCGAGACCATCGTCAACCTGATCTTCAGCATCTCGCCCAAGCACACCGACGAATACTATGCCGAGCGCACGCGCGCGGCCGCGAAGCTGCGGGTGAAGCGCATCTGCCTCAAGGACCCGGGCGGCCTGTTCACGCCGGACCGGACGCGGACGCTGGCCCCGGTGGTGCTGGCGAACAGCGGCGGCATCCCCGTGGAGTTCCACACCCACTGCAACAGCGGCCTTGGCCCCCTGTGCACCCTGGACGCCATCGAGGCCGGCATCCCCATCATCAACGCCGCGCTGCCGCCGCTGTCGGACGGCTCGTCCAACCCGTCGCTGTTCAACATCGTGCGCAACGCCCGCGCCCTGGGCTACAACCCGGTCATCGACGCGGACGGCCTGCGGCCGGTGTCGGAGCATTTCACACGGGTGGCGAAGGAAGAGGGGCTCCCCATCGGCGAACCGCTTCACTACGACGCCTACCACTTCCAGCACCAGGTGCCCGGCGGGATGATCTCCAACCTGCGGCACCAACTCGCCAACATCGGCATGGGCGAGCGGCTCGGCGAGGTGCTGGACGAGGCCTGCCAAGTGCGGGAGGAGTTCGGCTATCCCATCATGGTGACGCCGTACTCTCAGTTCGTCGGCAGCCAGTGCGCCATCAACGTGATCCTGGGCAAACGCTACGAGCAGGTCACCGACGAGGTCATCCTGTACGCCATGGGCCACTGGGGCGAGGAGGAGGCGTCGTCCATGGACCCGGACGTGCGCGACCGCATCCTCGACCGGCCGCGGGCCAGGGAGCTGCGGAGCTGGCAGCCGCCGGATACCTCGGTCAAGGAGTTGCGGGAGAAGCTGGGCGGCCCGGGCGTGTCCGACGACGAGTTGCTGCTGCGCTACTTCACCTCCGAGGAAGACGTGCGCGCCATGCAGCAGGCGCTGCCGCGGTCACGGAACGGCGGCGGGCTCGTCGGGCTGATCCGGTCGCTCACGGAGCGCTCCGAGACCAGGCAGATCTACATCCGCAGGCCCGACCTGTCGGTGCGACTGGGCTGA
- a CDS encoding HlyD family secretion protein, which yields MAATESSKKRWLTWTAIAMLLIVAAVGAWIWSSLGYITTDDARVKADIVTISTDVPGRINALPREEGDAVEPGHIMAVLDKREVLIRIEQHKAALEHARSLLMQAERELRHAADERRREIKEAERLAKKARVREAEAELQELQLRLGLMTLRSPVKGVVVKKNAHKGEFVQAGQPVYMVVDSSRYWVEANVDETQIRFVKPGNSATVRLDSYPGVEFEGKVVDVGGATTSEFSLFSPQKLTGVFIKSTQKLPVKIAVENTDGILRVGMLAVVRIAKPESGEDGLQASGRPGSLSE from the coding sequence ATGGCCGCAACCGAATCGAGCAAGAAGAGATGGCTCACGTGGACCGCGATCGCGATGTTGCTGATCGTGGCCGCGGTGGGGGCGTGGATATGGTCGTCCCTGGGCTACATCACCACCGACGACGCCCGGGTCAAGGCCGACATCGTCACCATCAGCACCGACGTGCCCGGCAGGATCAACGCACTCCCCAGGGAAGAGGGCGACGCGGTGGAGCCCGGCCATATCATGGCGGTGCTGGACAAGCGCGAGGTCCTGATCCGCATCGAGCAGCACAAGGCCGCGCTGGAGCACGCCCGCAGCCTGCTGATGCAGGCTGAGCGGGAGCTTCGCCACGCGGCCGACGAGCGGAGGCGCGAGATCAAGGAAGCCGAGCGGCTGGCCAAGAAGGCGCGGGTGCGGGAAGCCGAGGCGGAGTTGCAGGAGCTCCAGTTGCGGCTGGGGCTGATGACGCTGCGCAGTCCGGTGAAGGGCGTGGTGGTGAAGAAGAATGCCCACAAGGGAGAGTTCGTGCAGGCCGGCCAGCCCGTCTACATGGTGGTGGACTCCAGCCGCTACTGGGTGGAAGCCAACGTGGATGAGACCCAGATCCGCTTCGTCAAGCCCGGCAACAGCGCCACGGTGAGGCTGGATTCGTATCCCGGCGTCGAGTTCGAGGGCAAGGTCGTGGACGTGGGCGGCGCCACCACTTCCGAGTTCTCGCTGTTCTCGCCGCAAAAGCTCACCGGCGTGTTCATCAAGTCTACGCAGAAGCTGCCGGTGAAGATCGCGGTGGAGAACACCGACGGCATCCTCCGGGTGGGCATGCTCGCGGTGGTTCGGATCGCGAAGCCGGAATCCGGCGAGGACGGACTCCAGGCCAGCGGGCGCCCCGGGAGTTTGTCTGAGTAG
- a CDS encoding MFS transporter, with the protein MERGTREIFIIAVFCLAQSLAQIGAMAFAALLPAFFAEWSLSHAQAGWLSGIMFGAYAAAVPILLPLTDRVDARKVYMCAVSTTMLAHLGMAFLAEGFWTGLVFRALNGIGWAGTYMVGLKALSERVEGPAQSRAVAVHGASTGISSSFSFVIAGAVTAQFGWQAAFMVGAGGAFGALLVALTLFPASPRRERPASAPRILDFKPVLRNTSVMAYALGYCVHTWEMFVVRSWMVTFLTFAAAQGPGAPNVLVPTVVATLASLLGTASSVLGNEMARRLGRKRWILLVFTVSMALALAVGFTAGVGYGTAAVVCLLYNAAIYADSSSLTAGTVGNADPERRGAALAVHAMLGYGGGFVGPLMMGLILHVLGGESVLNWGIAFGHIAVVLLVGPLAIRALKPRDLPGDRPGAD; encoded by the coding sequence GTGGAGCGCGGCACGAGGGAAATATTCATCATCGCCGTCTTCTGTCTGGCGCAATCCCTGGCCCAGATCGGCGCCATGGCGTTCGCGGCGCTGCTGCCGGCCTTCTTCGCGGAATGGTCCCTCAGCCACGCGCAGGCGGGGTGGCTTTCCGGCATCATGTTCGGCGCCTACGCCGCCGCGGTGCCGATCCTGCTGCCGCTGACGGACCGGGTCGACGCGCGCAAGGTCTACATGTGCGCGGTTTCCACCACCATGCTGGCCCATCTCGGCATGGCCTTCCTGGCGGAGGGGTTCTGGACCGGCCTCGTCTTTCGCGCGCTGAACGGCATCGGCTGGGCCGGCACCTACATGGTGGGGCTCAAGGCGTTGTCCGAACGGGTGGAGGGGCCGGCACAATCGCGCGCCGTGGCCGTTCACGGCGCCAGCACGGGGATCAGCAGCTCGTTCTCCTTCGTCATCGCCGGCGCGGTGACGGCGCAATTCGGCTGGCAGGCCGCGTTCATGGTCGGGGCCGGCGGGGCGTTCGGGGCGTTGCTCGTGGCCCTGACCCTTTTCCCGGCAAGTCCGCGGCGGGAACGGCCGGCCTCCGCGCCGCGGATCCTGGACTTCAAGCCGGTGCTCCGCAACACCTCGGTCATGGCCTATGCCCTGGGATACTGCGTGCACACCTGGGAGATGTTCGTCGTCCGTTCCTGGATGGTGACTTTCCTGACCTTCGCGGCGGCCCAGGGCCCCGGTGCGCCGAATGTCCTCGTTCCGACCGTGGTGGCGACCCTGGCGAGCCTGCTCGGCACGGCCTCCAGCGTCCTCGGCAACGAGATGGCGCGGCGCCTGGGCCGCAAGCGCTGGATCCTGCTGGTGTTCACGGTATCCATGGCATTGGCGCTGGCAGTGGGCTTTACGGCGGGGGTGGGATACGGCACGGCCGCCGTCGTCTGTCTCCTCTACAACGCGGCGATCTACGCGGATTCCTCGTCGCTCACCGCCGGCACGGTCGGCAACGCCGACCCCGAGAGGCGCGGCGCCGCGCTGGCCGTGCACGCGATGCTGGGCTACGGCGGCGGCTTTGTCGGGCCGTTGATGATGGGCCTGATCCTGCACGTGCTCGGCGGCGAAAGCGTGCTCAACTGGGGCATCGCCTTCGGCCACATCGCCGTCGTGCTGCTGGTGGGGCCGCTGGCCATCCGCGCTCTCAAGCCGCGTGACCTGCCCGGCGACCGGCCCGGCGCGGACTAG
- a CDS encoding sigma-70 family RNA polymerase sigma factor: MAHAWDRRSDKELVELCNRGDRDEAVRAFETLYRRHRDYVTRVALRFGADRDAAVDVLQETFLYLLKKFPPTGEGLVLTAQLRSLLYPVAKNLTLSSLRQRARLDDSEEFDPDRLQAPSGTDPAERDPARLSAALARLSAERREVLLLRFVDDMSLQDIADTLSIPLGTVKSRLHLAVRELRESPEIKDFGKP, encoded by the coding sequence ATGGCACATGCGTGGGACCGACGCAGCGACAAGGAGCTGGTGGAGCTATGCAACCGCGGCGACCGCGATGAGGCGGTCCGGGCCTTTGAAACGCTGTACCGGCGGCACCGCGACTACGTCACGCGGGTGGCCCTGCGATTCGGCGCCGACCGGGACGCGGCCGTCGACGTGCTGCAGGAGACGTTTCTCTACCTGCTGAAGAAGTTTCCCCCCACGGGCGAAGGGCTGGTGCTCACGGCGCAGCTCCGGTCGTTGCTCTATCCGGTAGCCAAGAACCTGACCCTTTCCTCCCTGCGGCAGCGAGCGCGCCTGGACGATTCCGAGGAGTTCGATCCGGACCGGTTGCAGGCGCCGAGCGGCACCGATCCGGCGGAGCGAGACCCGGCGCGGTTGTCGGCGGCTCTGGCCCGTCTTTCCGCGGAGCGCCGCGAGGTGCTGCTCCTGCGCTTCGTCGACGACATGTCCCTGCAGGACATCGCGGACACCCTTTCCATACCCCTCGGCACCGTCAAGTCCCGGCTCCATCTCGCGGTCAGAGAGTTGCGGGAAAGCCCCGAGATCAAGGATTTCGGCAAGCCGTGA
- a CDS encoding VIT and VWA domain-containing protein, translated as MTTRPSAGEEKAEVPLPLTHTEVHAAITGYVGTVDVTQQFENPFDEKIEAVYMFPLPEKAAVSEFVMTIGERRIRGILREKEEAEAIYREARAQGYQASLLTQHRPNIFEQKVANIEPGKRIDVNIRYFHSLAYRDGWYTFVLPTVVGPRYNPPGSKDPVHPLPRTHVQPVSTGTGVRYLRPEERSGHDIGITVKLDAGVAIEAIESSHRIDQTRAAPDAATIRLADQATIPNRDFVLKFKVAGGRVKTNLLTYVDRKKGQGYFTMVLYPPEHLDAAPRHPMEMVFVLDCSGSMQGEPIAQAKAAILAALDLLKPGDTFQVIRFSNNASRFGPNPVPATPENVARAKRYVRQLEGSGGTEMIEGIRAALNFPHEPRRLRFVTFLTDGYIGNEVEILEAIHKSIGESRIFSFGVGDSVNRYLLNRMAKVGRGAAAYLALDDSGAEVMRYFFNRISRPVLSDVEIDWGTMKVTNTYPKRLPDLFVGRAVVVTGKFTGEPGKPVVRGRAGGKRVEYAVPRSGGEDAHAFIPNIWARLRIADLADRQTWTHDPHNELAGAIKKTALEYGLMSDYTAFVAVDASRRTEGKHGTTVHQAVPVPRGVRYTTTVKEERTVKEDR; from the coding sequence GTGACCACACGCCCCTCCGCAGGAGAGGAGAAGGCGGAGGTCCCGCTTCCGCTCACGCACACCGAGGTTCACGCGGCGATCACCGGGTACGTGGGCACGGTAGACGTCACCCAACAGTTTGAGAACCCCTTCGACGAGAAAATCGAGGCCGTCTACATGTTCCCGCTGCCCGAGAAGGCCGCGGTGAGCGAGTTCGTGATGACCATCGGCGAACGCCGCATCCGCGGCATCCTGAGGGAGAAGGAGGAGGCCGAGGCCATCTACCGGGAGGCGCGCGCGCAAGGCTACCAGGCGAGCCTGCTGACCCAGCACCGCCCCAACATCTTCGAGCAGAAGGTGGCCAACATCGAGCCCGGCAAGCGCATCGACGTGAACATCCGCTACTTCCACTCGCTGGCCTACCGCGACGGCTGGTACACGTTCGTGCTCCCTACCGTGGTGGGTCCGCGCTACAACCCGCCCGGCTCCAAGGACCCCGTGCACCCGCTTCCGCGGACGCACGTTCAACCCGTATCCACCGGCACGGGCGTGCGCTATCTGCGGCCCGAGGAACGATCGGGGCACGACATCGGCATCACGGTGAAGCTCGACGCCGGCGTCGCCATCGAGGCCATCGAGTCGAGCCACCGCATCGACCAGACGCGCGCGGCTCCCGATGCCGCCACCATCAGGCTCGCCGACCAGGCGACGATCCCCAACCGGGACTTCGTCCTCAAGTTCAAGGTGGCGGGCGGCCGCGTCAAGACGAACCTCCTGACCTACGTGGACCGCAAGAAGGGACAGGGGTACTTCACCATGGTGCTTTATCCGCCCGAACATCTCGACGCCGCGCCGCGGCATCCCATGGAGATGGTGTTCGTGCTCGACTGCTCGGGCTCCATGCAGGGCGAACCCATCGCCCAGGCCAAGGCGGCCATTCTCGCGGCCCTGGACCTGCTCAAGCCCGGAGACACCTTCCAGGTGATCCGCTTCTCCAACAACGCCAGCCGGTTCGGACCCAACCCCGTACCGGCCACGCCGGAGAACGTCGCCCGGGCGAAACGGTACGTCCGGCAACTCGAGGGCAGCGGCGGCACGGAGATGATCGAAGGCATCCGCGCCGCCCTGAACTTCCCCCACGAACCCCGGCGCCTGCGCTTCGTGACCTTCCTGACCGACGGCTACATCGGCAACGAGGTCGAGATACTGGAGGCCATCCACAAGTCCATCGGAGAGTCGAGAATCTTCAGCTTCGGCGTGGGTGACTCCGTCAACCGCTATCTCCTGAACCGCATGGCCAAGGTGGGGCGCGGCGCCGCCGCCTACCTAGCGCTGGACGATTCCGGCGCGGAAGTCATGCGCTACTTCTTCAACCGCATCAGCCGCCCCGTGCTCTCGGACGTCGAGATCGACTGGGGAACGATGAAGGTGACCAACACCTACCCCAAGCGCCTGCCCGATCTCTTCGTCGGCCGCGCCGTGGTGGTCACCGGCAAGTTCACGGGCGAGCCGGGCAAGCCCGTGGTACGGGGCCGCGCCGGCGGAAAACGCGTCGAGTACGCCGTGCCCCGGTCCGGCGGAGAGGACGCGCACGCCTTCATCCCCAACATCTGGGCGCGACTGCGCATCGCCGACCTCGCCGACCGCCAAACCTGGACCCACGACCCCCACAACGAGTTGGCCGGCGCCATCAAGAAGACCGCATTGGAATACGGCCTCATGTCCGACTACACGGCCTTTGTCGCGGTGGACGCCAGCCGGCGCACCGAAGGCAAGCACGGCACCACCGTGCATCAGGCGGTACCCGTGCCGAGAGGGGTGCGCTATACTACGACGGTCAAGGAGGAACGCACGGTGAAGGAGGATCGATGA
- a CDS encoding DHA2 family efflux MFS transporter permease subunit, with protein sequence MTPAPPPVQTYDPARKWPVTITLSLGMISVGLGITGVDTAIPAMMSSLGTSLHRIQWVLIAFMITRTVLIPCVGWLGQRIGDRNLFILSAATFGAGSFLCSIAWDVNSLIFFRIIQGMGVGPLIGVSMSIMYEAFPRNERGLAMGLFMTGWSLGPFFGPPAGGYLAQYISWRTIFYLPLPTLIFAVMAAVVILPRRSSSHKPSAFDLLGFLTLTGGLVVMLLGLTQGQEEGWTSQRILSLFGTAALLIAVFIIAELRAEHPYVQIRYFKDLNFSISSMIVLIRVMGFRGTSFILNLFLQKALFYPPLQAGIFMLPAAVAVGIVSPFAGMLSDRFGPRILLVTGLVLLTVTLFSLANVTIWTGVGVIYFLVILKSIGQSTINAPLNSIALGALPEGESRMGSGILGLARGLGEAFGIATLSFLLERHIFYKVEAMTPGLGARLTENLRDDVMLQIHALLQHAGQFGIGLEQRAESLLGFSLLTEGVTLAYHQLFVLIGIMYLGLVVMVSFLKTRRGQEKAPPVAGSAEAAGTRTA encoded by the coding sequence ATGACTCCCGCGCCGCCTCCCGTCCAGACATACGACCCCGCCCGCAAGTGGCCCGTCACCATCACCCTGTCGCTGGGGATGATCAGCGTCGGGCTCGGCATCACGGGCGTCGACACCGCCATCCCGGCGATGATGTCGTCGCTGGGCACCTCGCTGCACCGGATCCAGTGGGTGCTGATCGCGTTCATGATCACCCGCACCGTGCTGATTCCCTGCGTTGGCTGGCTGGGACAGCGCATCGGCGACCGCAACCTCTTCATCCTGAGCGCCGCCACCTTCGGCGCGGGCTCGTTCCTGTGCTCCATCGCCTGGGACGTCAACTCGCTGATCTTCTTCCGCATCATCCAGGGCATGGGGGTGGGGCCGCTCATCGGCGTGTCCATGTCCATCATGTACGAGGCCTTTCCGCGGAACGAGCGCGGGCTCGCCATGGGGCTGTTCATGACCGGCTGGTCGCTGGGGCCGTTCTTCGGACCGCCGGCGGGCGGCTATCTGGCCCAGTACATAAGCTGGCGGACGATCTTCTACCTGCCGCTCCCGACCCTGATTTTCGCCGTCATGGCGGCGGTGGTCATCCTTCCCCGGCGGTCCTCGTCCCACAAGCCCTCCGCCTTCGACCTGCTCGGATTCCTGACCCTCACCGGCGGGCTCGTGGTCATGCTCCTGGGCCTCACCCAGGGCCAGGAGGAGGGCTGGACCAGCCAGCGGATCCTGTCCCTGTTCGGAACCGCCGCCCTGCTCATCGCGGTCTTCATCATCGCCGAGCTCCGGGCCGAGCACCCCTATGTCCAGATCCGCTACTTCAAGGACCTCAACTTCAGCATCTCGAGCATGATCGTGCTGATCCGGGTCATGGGGTTCCGCGGCACCAGCTTCATCTTGAATCTGTTCCTGCAGAAGGCGCTCTTCTACCCGCCCCTGCAGGCCGGCATCTTCATGCTTCCCGCCGCCGTCGCAGTGGGCATCGTGTCGCCCTTCGCCGGCATGCTGTCGGACCGGTTCGGACCCAGGATCCTGCTGGTGACGGGGCTCGTGCTGCTCACGGTGACGCTCTTCAGCCTGGCCAACGTCACCATCTGGACCGGCGTGGGTGTGATCTACTTCCTGGTGATACTCAAGAGCATCGGCCAGTCCACCATCAACGCGCCGCTCAACTCCATCGCCTTGGGCGCCCTGCCCGAGGGCGAGTCGCGCATGGGCAGCGGCATCCTGGGCCTCGCCCGCGGGTTGGGCGAAGCCTTCGGCATCGCCACCCTGAGCTTCCTCCTGGAGCGCCACATCTTCTACAAGGTCGAGGCCATGACCCCCGGGCTAGGCGCCCGCCTGACGGAAAACCTGCGCGACGATGTCATGCTCCAGATCCACGCCCTGCTCCAGCACGCCGGCCAGTTCGGCATCGGCCTGGAACAACGCGCCGAGTCACTGCTGGGCTTCAGCCTGCTGACGGAGGGCGTGACCCTGGCCTACCACCAGCTATTCGTCCTGATCGGAATCATGTACCTGGGGCTGGTGGTGATGGTGTCGTTTCTGAAGACGCGGAGGGGGCAGGAGAAGGCGCCGCCGGTGGCGGGGTCGGCGGAGGCGGCGGGGACGAGGACTGCCTGA
- a CDS encoding DCC1-like thiol-disulfide oxidoreductase family protein yields the protein MLYDGECVYCRTYARKSRFRTADGGRLRFIDGRNAPALVDELRRDGCDLEDGMILVLEGRRYQGAEAMEALGSLASEPGWVNMLTRWVGSSSERARFFYPWFRRLRHVGLWMAGKSGFRK from the coding sequence CTGCTTTACGACGGCGAGTGCGTCTACTGCCGCACGTATGCGCGGAAGTCCAGGTTCAGGACCGCCGACGGAGGGCGGTTGCGGTTCATCGACGGCAGAAACGCTCCTGCCCTCGTGGACGAGTTGCGGCGGGATGGCTGCGACCTCGAAGACGGCATGATCCTCGTTCTGGAGGGCCGGCGTTACCAGGGAGCCGAGGCCATGGAGGCGCTCGGTTCCCTGGCCTCAGAACCCGGTTGGGTCAACATGCTCACGAGATGGGTGGGGTCCAGCTCCGAACGGGCGCGCTTCTTCTACCCGTGGTTCCGGCGGTTGCGTCATGTGGGTCTCTGGATGGCCGGCAAGTCGGGTTTCCGCAAGTGA
- a CDS encoding amidohydrolase family protein — MDKVPIIDADGHILEDNDELEDYFEGPYEGHRRHKVFGLFPSLDGWPRGAVKGVKKASQTSPESWMEFIDGAGIEAAVLYPTAGLGFGLIQDSDWACGLARAYNNWFHDKYTRTSPRLKGVAILPVHDVPQAVEELRHAVTEQGMVGGLLPAVNVLHKGFGHSDFHPLYEEAQRLDCPLAIHGAPSQGLGFDYLKTMSMIHTLEHPIAQMIQMASMVLDGVFDLFPKLKVGYLEAGAGWVPYMMERMDDKFHVDRKRKHFPLKKLPSEYVKGGNVFITCELDEKILDVVAREFGEDCLMYPSDYPHEKAVSEFGTDIPEFLERPDLSSDLKKKILYDNAKRFYGLS, encoded by the coding sequence ATGGACAAGGTTCCCATCATCGACGCCGACGGACACATTCTCGAGGACAACGACGAGCTCGAAGACTACTTCGAAGGCCCGTACGAGGGGCACCGCAGGCACAAGGTGTTCGGGTTGTTCCCGTCGCTGGACGGCTGGCCCCGGGGCGCGGTCAAGGGGGTGAAGAAGGCCAGCCAGACCTCGCCGGAGAGCTGGATGGAGTTCATCGACGGCGCCGGCATCGAGGCGGCGGTGCTCTACCCCACCGCGGGTCTGGGCTTCGGGCTGATCCAGGACTCCGACTGGGCGTGCGGGCTGGCGCGGGCCTACAACAACTGGTTCCACGACAAGTACACGCGCACGAGCCCGCGTCTCAAGGGCGTCGCCATTCTGCCGGTGCACGATGTGCCGCAGGCGGTCGAGGAGTTGCGCCACGCGGTCACCGAGCAGGGCATGGTGGGCGGGCTCCTGCCCGCGGTCAACGTGCTGCACAAGGGCTTCGGCCACTCCGACTTCCACCCGCTCTACGAGGAGGCGCAGCGCCTCGACTGCCCGCTGGCCATTCACGGCGCGCCGAGCCAGGGGCTCGGCTTCGACTACCTCAAGACCATGTCCATGATCCACACCCTGGAGCACCCCATCGCGCAGATGATCCAGATGGCCAGCATGGTGCTGGACGGCGTGTTCGATCTCTTCCCGAAGCTGAAGGTGGGCTACCTGGAGGCCGGCGCCGGCTGGGTCCCGTACATGATGGAGCGCATGGACGACAAGTTCCACGTGGACCGCAAGCGCAAGCACTTCCCGTTGAAGAAGCTGCCCAGCGAGTACGTGAAGGGAGGCAACGTCTTCATCACCTGCGAGCTGGACGAGAAGATCCTCGACGTGGTGGCGCGGGAGTTCGGCGAGGACTGCCTGATGTACCCCTCGGACTACCCGCACGAGAAGGCCGTGTCGGAGTTCGGCACCGACATCCCCGAGTTCCTGGAACGCCCCGACCTGTCGTCGGATCTTAAGAAGAAGATCCTCTACGACAATGCCAAGCGGTTCTACGGGCTGTCGTAG